ACAAGTACGGCCCGCGTAACGCTCGCTTGCCTTCGCATGAGCTGCCGGCTGAGGAGTGAGCGTGTGATCAGCATTCCTTTGTGCGGCAGCCATCGCCCATCCGGGTTAATTCGCCTCTGTtattgtgtgtctctgcagccaaCCTGTCTGGTCGGCCAGGAGGAGCCCCACAGCATCCTTTTGTCCGAGCTACATCGCTTCTCCACTCGCATTTCTGTAACACTGAGACTCTGCAGGAGGCTATTATCAGGTCAGTATGGCAGCAATATTGTGGTGGGGGTGTTTTTTTCTCGTGCCTTTCATGGCTCCACTGGTAAAAGTGGGGGGTTGGGGTCGACTGCCTGAGTTCGTGGCGCGTGTCGTCACAACCCACTAATGCTGAACGTCCCGAAAGTGCAGCGACCACACTCCAGCAACTCacctttacaaaaaaaaaaaaaaaccgcCCTCCTCATGGTGTCTGTTTGCTCTTTTTGGATGTATGCCATCACCCCGCGTGCTTGAAATGCAAACGCCTGTGTCACGTTCACGGCAGGAGTGCCGGGGCTGCTGTGTATGGGACCAGCAGCGTGGCCCAGGAGACTTATTTCCAGCAGCACGGGGGATCGCTGAGGAACTCGGGCATCCCTAACCACCAGGACAGCGCTTTCTCGCTGCCCAGCAAGGCCCGGCACAGACTGTTGAAGCACGGCGTTAATTTGCTCTGACTCAGAAGCGATGTGACGAGCTGTAGTTCACGTAAACATGAAGAAGAGTCCTGTGAGTAAATGTAAAGATTCCTCTGTTTTGTAGCTGCCCAAATGTCACTTTACTTATTATTTTGTACTATATGCAACTATAGATTTGCTATGACAGAGGTGGTTGGTAAGGGTCTGTCGGATCACAGCTGGGTTTTAATCACAGGTCCGATTTCTGCTGCCCTCGTTCCAGTACACTTTGTCCACATTTATACTAGCTGTGCTAAAATACACTGTTATGCCTTCATATGTTATGACTCCATCTGTGCTTTCATTGGCTCCTCTGCCAACACTCAATGCATTTTGCAgacttttttcatttcatggATATTTTCAGTTGAGCAAATGTGTCAACAAGCAATTTGGGACtaaagcaggaaaaacaaatgtaGGTGAAGTTTTAGAAttgtttctgttcttttctgcaCACGCTGGTTTATTGCACAGCTCCTTTGGACGTTTGTATAACGATGCTTATTTATTTCAAATCAACGCAGGCGTCTGTATGTAAAGATGCGCTGAAGACTGTGAACACTGTACGTCCACTGTTACTCAAATCAAATGACTGCGTGATTGCTGGAGTGCTGGGGTTCATGTGATCTCTCCGCAAATGCGCGTCAGCGGCCGGTGACGTCACAATCTGCGCCTTAACGTTTTCTGCCCACAAGCCTTTCAGTCCTCGCTTCTGGGGCGCCTGAAGTAGGACGTGCGCCGGCCTGTGTTCATAAAATGTTCCGCCAGGACATTTCTGTGCTACgtgttttgtaaataaaatcgTTCTTGATGGTCCAAATATACAGCAATTAAAGTCATTAGCTAAGTAGCTGAATTTGAATAGACGGGGACGGCGCTCTTTGGGGCGCCTCATTATGCGGGGTCATTAAAAAAGGGCAGCGGGGGGCAAATGGGCACCAACAAAAAGAGGGGAGGGTCTGTCAGGAGGGCCAGGATTCAAATTCTAAGTGGAAGATGTCCCCATTGTCGGTGGGCTATATAGCAGGCGGAGGAGCGCTCTGCTGACGTAGTTTGGAGAGTTGGCACCGTTAAGAAGCCGCTCGCTTCGCCAGGACGCGACGTTAAGGGTTTGGAACTCCCCACCATGACCTCCTCATGTTGTATCTGGATTgctctgtttctctgcctgACGACAACTGACACTGGAGCGTTCGCTCGCGCGGTCAACTCGCGGCCACGCGCGTCACCGTCGCCGAAAAGCGCAGACGAAACCCCCGCGTCAACTTTGCGCACGGACGCGTCGAGGCGGCAGCGGTGCGCGGAGCTCGCGGCGCCGTGGGCGGAAAACACGCAGCGCGCTCCGGAGGAGAACGCGACGACCCTGCAAGTTCGCCTTCGACCCTTTTCCACGCGGGCGTCGCGGGGCCTGGTGTTTCCGGGGAAGCTTCTGTTCGGCCTCGTCCGACAGGTTTACCACTGCTGTCAGGAGAGACTGACCTGCAGGAGCGTCAAAGGGATCCCAGGCCGCTTCAGAGGAGGTAAGGCAGCGCTAGAACCAGAGTCATCATCGCATACGCAGGCGCAGCCGCCGATGGATCAGGTTCTTTAAGTCAGTCAACAGTTCTTCATCCTTTGGTTACTTGTGCCACAGATGAGTTAGAGCTGTGATTGTGTATTAGTATGCACACGTTAAGCATCATAGCCAGAAAAAACTTTCATCCATAAATCAAGATGTATAATAAAGTCTATAATTAAAGTCCACATGCGGTCATGGTGGTTTTCATGAGTTTAATGAATTGATGGAACCACTTTTGCATAAAATATTTACCAATTAATACTTTGagatattaataataaagaCTATATGGGACAAATGAATACCAgcaaagagagaaagacagtGGAGTTCTTTAAACGTGTTGGGCCACTGCAGAACATCCTCTGATTAGTAGCAGCAGAGGTGAAAGCTGATGTGTTGGTGCCTTGATTAATGCAGCTGTGGAGGGAAATGTTATCTGCATACTAATGAGTCTGAGCTGGCTTAATGTCCTCAGCAAGAATTGTTGAGCTATATCCTGCTGACAGATTAACAAGGCATTAGGGCTGAAAACATCACCTCTGTGCTGGAGATTGTTCTCTAAACCCTGGGATTTGTCTGAATGGGAGCTGACAGTGCGTCAGCTTCGTGACAGGACCTGAGTGGATTTCTCGTCCTTCTCCTCAGACACCGATGTGGAGTTTCTCCTCACCAAAGAGGCGCTGTCGCTGAGCGTCACCAGAGTGGAGCTTCACCTGCAGTTCACCAACCCACAGCATCTGGACATCAGACCCGTTCTGCCCTTCATGGAGAAGCGCAACCTTCCTTCGAGGTGAAGCCTCCGTGCTCCAGATGTAACGGTGGTGAAGTGAATGTGTGGGTCCTGGTTGTAACCCGCTGTCTCTCTGCGACTGCTCTAGGTACAGCCTGTGGTCACGGGGCGGCTCCGCGGAGCTGAGGGTGGACCTGCTCTTCCtactgcaggagctgcaggaggctgcaggtggtgtCAGAAGGGGTCCTGACCTGGTGAACCTTCGGCGGTTGGTGTTTTCCTCCAGGGGGACTCCGCTGGGagaacaggctgctgctttcGCTCGGCAGGACACTGATGGTGATTCGTGGGGGGAGGGGTTCGACGCTTGGCCTTCTACAGATCTGGGCCTGGTCGTGGGCTGCAGTCAGGCGGGATCCGGGGTGTCCTGCAGAACCGGGGGAGTTCATTTATCACACATACCTTTCTTGGCTCTGTACTACAGATAAAGCCACTGTACACGGATGCATAATAATGCAAATTACTTTGCattattaattacatttttacgTTTATAACTGAAAGCTCAGGTTGAAATGATGCACTTTgtcaaatataataatttataaatgttttgttgtgagAGATATATGTAAATAGTAAAAATGATATACTTAAAGTTTATTGATTCATGTTTTTTCTTGTATTAAAAGTCAATCGAATGAACAGACTATGGTGAATTTAGTTCATGAGGGTCAACTTTGTTCAGCTGTGATATTCTGCTCCCAAAGCCTTTGAGATACATGGTTCTATTTTTAAGAGTTTTCACAGTTGGTGGGAAAAGGTGGAGGAAAACACCACCTGGACAAACAAAGGGAACATTTTTCGTGACCCTGCAGAACTAGGCTGCTTTACTGTGTTATTGAAAACGGATACATCAAGAGATTAGTAACAAAAACCAAACTGCAACTTCATACTGATAAAAtagcacatttattaaaaagagaCAATGTTTGTCAGCATTTTCCATTTTTAGGATAGTTCCCACATCAGAGATCGACCTGGGCTCCTGAACACGTCTCAGTCTCTTACTGCTGCCTACAGCCCCCAGAACAATTATCTATGCACATCTGTACAGTAGGACTCATTTATAGCACGCACATCGTCTCATCCACTCGTGTTGATGGGCGACAGACCTTGTTTCCTGTGACCTGCTCCCCGTTTTGCGGTTTTCAAGTCATCGTTCATGTTGTAGCTGCTTTCGAAagtgaaaaaaatggaaaaacaaacaaactgaatagGTCAATTTGCATAAATTTAAGAGCAAATCAGTCGTTTGAGTCAAAATGTAAAAGGTTGGCCTTCATGGTTAAAAGGAAAATTAAgaaagatataaaaaaaaatctaagacAAGACATGACAAGTTTGCTTCTCCTGGTTTATTAGCTGGCCAGAAAACCGCTTTAGTGAAAAAAACCATTAGTGTCATGTTATGACACTAGGATTTTGGATGGATTAAGAACAATTCTTTGGCTCTCGCGTGGAGGGATAAGGAGGAGCAGATCTTCATttcactcagtttattcagtTGGGATGTTCACGTCTGAGCCCAGTAAGGAGCTGAACACATTAAGTCTATTTAATGCTGGACATGTTCTTCTAACCTTTGTGTGACTGGCTTTACTCCTA
Above is a window of Betta splendens chromosome 9, fBetSpl5.4, whole genome shotgun sequence DNA encoding:
- the si:ch211-170d8.2 gene encoding uncharacterized protein si:ch211-170d8.2, which produces MTSSCCIWIALFLCLTTTDTGAFARAVNSRPRASPSPKSADETPASTLRTDASRRQRCAELAAPWAENTQRAPEENATTLQVRLRPFSTRASRGLVFPGKLLFGLVRQVYHCCQERLTCRSVKGIPGRFRGDTDVEFLLTKEALSLSVTRVELHLQFTNPQHLDIRPVLPFMEKRNLPSRYSLWSRGGSAELRVDLLFLLQELQEAAGGVRRGPDLVNLRRLVFSSRGTPLGEQAAAFARQDTDGDSWGEGFDAWPSTDLGLVVGCSQAGSGVSCRTGGVHLSHIPFLALYYR